From Strigops habroptila isolate Jane chromosome 1, bStrHab1.2.pri, whole genome shotgun sequence, a single genomic window includes:
- the SLC4A2 gene encoding anion exchange protein 2 isoform X2 — protein sequence MTHSQVSSEIHHIVSSAFQSPEQEALGAGSPVFGEEEEEKDLNKALGVERFEEILSDTHPRNAEEAGRSYGEEDFEYHRQSSHHIHHPLSTHLPPDTRRKKGVPKKGKKKHPRASVPGETPTIEEAEEDEDEACDTETERSAEELLQPGPPEAVQFFLQEDEVTEHRAEDPVPPPVLPGSPPEPRGSTSPREAQAGSPSAEEGGVVEGAAATAEAGSPGRPVPKSQPGHRSYNLHERRRIGSMTGAEQDQYQKMPTDESEAQTLASADLDYMKSHRFEDVPGVRRHLVRKSAKAQVVHVSKDHKELMTRHRKQDRQPHEVFVELNELVVDKNQELQWKETARWIKFEEDVEEETDRWGKPHVASLSFRSLLELRKTLSHGAVLLDLDQKTLPGVAHQVVEQMVITDQIRAEDRANVLRALLLKHSHPSDEKDFSFPRNISAGSLGSLLVHHHSTNHVAEGSEPAVTDPLIAGHAVEHDTRVDVEREREVLTPTPPAGITRSKSKHELKLLEKIPDNAEATVVLVGCVEFLDQPTMAFVRLQEAVELDSVLEVPVPVRFLFVLLGPSSTHMDYHEIGRSISTLMSDKQFHEAAYLADDRHDLLNAINEFLDCSVVLPPSEVQGEELLRSVAHFQREMLKKREEQERRLLLEPKSPEEKALLKLKVVEGDGEEEDDDPLRRTGRPFGGLIRDVQRRYPKYLSDFRDALDPQCIAAVIFIYFAALSPAITFGGLLGEKTQDLIGVSELIISTSLQGVLFCLLGAQPLLIIGFSGPLLVFEEAFFTFCTSNELEYLVGRVWIGFWLILIVLVMVAFEGSFLVRFVSRFTQEIFAFLISLIFIYETFSKLAKIFQEHPLHSCVQANGSEADAWRNSSTALANSTASRAAAKVTGQPNTALLSLVLMAGTFFIAFFLRKFKNSRFFPGRIRRLIGDFGVPIAILVMVLVDYSIQDTYTQKLSVPSGLSVTAPDKRGWVINPLGEQSDFPVWMMVASGLPAILVFILIFMETQITTLIISKKERMLQKGSGFHLDLLLIVAMGGFFALFGLPWLAAATVRSVTHANALTVMSKAVAPGDKPKIQEVKEQRVTGLLVAVLVGLSIVIGDLLRQIPLAVLFGIFLYMGITSLNGIQFYERLQLLLMPPKHHPDVSYVKKVRTLRMHLFTGLQLACLAVLWAVMSTVASLAFPFILILTVPLRMCLLSRIFTDREMKCLDADEAEPILDEREGVDEYNEMPMPV from the exons ATGACCCACTCCCAGGTATCCTCTGAGATCCACCACATCGTCTCCTCCGCCTTCCAGAGC CCTGAGCAGGAGGCGCTGGGCGCCGGCTCGCCCGTGTtcggggaggaagaggaggagaaggacctgAACAAGGCGCTGGGTGTGGAGCGCTTCGAGGAGATCCTGAGCGACACGCATCCTCGCAACGCAGAGGAGGCCGGGCGCAGCTATGGCGAGGAGGACTTCGAGT ACCACCGCCAGTCATCCCACCACATCCACCACCCGCTGTCCACGCACCTACCCCCCGACACCCGCCGCAAGAAGGGGGTGCCgaaaaagggcaagaagaaGCACCCCCGAGCCTCTGTCCCTGGCGAGACCCCCACCATCGAGGAGGCTGAAGAGGATGAGGACGAGGCGTGTGACACGGAGACTGAGCGGTCGGCAGAGGAGCTCCTGCAACCTGGCCCACCCGAGGCAGTGCAG TTCTTCCTGCAGGAAGATGAGGTGACCGAACACCGGGCAGAGGATCCGGTGCCCCCCCCAGTGCTGCCTGGTTCCCCCCCGGAGCCCCGTGGGTCCACATCCCCCAGGGAAGCTCAGGCAGGCAG CCCCAGTGCGGAGGAGGGAGGAGTGGTGGAGGGAGCGGCTGCCACCGCCGAGGCCGGCTCCCCGGGTCGCCCCGTTCCCAAGTCGCAGCCGGGGCACCGCAGCTACAACCTGCACGAGCGGCGGCGGATCGGCAGCATGACGGGCGCGGAGCAGGACCAGTACCAGAAGATGCCGACAGACGAGTCGGAGGCCCAGACACTGGCCTCGGCTGACCTGGACTACATGAAGA GTCACCGCTTCGAGGATGTGCCGGGGGTGCGCCGGCACCTCGTCCGGAAGAGTGCCAAGGCACAAGTGGTCCATGTCAGCAAGGACCACAAGGAGCTCATGACACGGCACCGCAAGCAGGACCGGCAGCCCCATGAG GTATTTGTGGAGCTGAACGAGCTGGTGGTGGACAAGAACCAGGAGCTGCAGTGGAAGGAGACAGCGCGCTGGATCAAGTTTGAGGAGGACGTGGAGGAGGAGACGGACCGCTGGGGCAAGCCGCACGTGGCCTCCCTGTCCTTCCGCAGCCTCCTGGAACTGCGCAAGACCTTGTCCCACG GGGCCGTGCTCCTTGACCTGGACCAGAAGACGCTGCCGGGGGTGGCTCACCAAGTAGTGGAGCAGATGGTCATCACCGACCAGATCCGGGCCGAGGACCGTGCCAATGTGCTGCGGGCACTGCTGCTCAAGCACAG CCACCCAAGCGATGAGAAGGACTTCTCCTTCCCCCGAAACATCTCTGCGGGCAGCCTGGGCTCCCTGCTTGTGCACCACCACAGCACCAACCACGTAGCTGAGGGTAGTGAGCCGGCCGTCACTGATCCGCTCATTGCTGGCCATGCCGTGGAGCACGACACACGGGTTGATGTGGAGCGGGAG AGGGAGGTTCTCACCCCCACACCCCCGGCCGGCATCACTCGCTCCAAGTCCAAACACGagctgaagctgctggagaagatCCCGGACAATGCTGAGGCCACAGTGGTGCTTGTGG GCTGCGTGGAGTTCCTGGACCAGCCCACCATGGCCTTCGTGCGGCTGCAGGAGGCAGTGGAGCTGGACTCGGTGCTGGAGGTGCCCGTGCCTGTGCGGTTCCTCTTTGTGCTGCTGGggcccagcagcacccacatgGACTACCATGAGATCGGGCGCTCCATCTCCACCCTCATGTCTGACAAG CAATTCCACGAGGCCGCATACCTGGCCGATGACCGCCATGACCTCCTCAACGCCATCAACGAGTTCCTGGACTGCAGCGTGGTGCTGCCGCCCTCCGAGGTGCagggtgaggagctgctgcGCAGCGTCGCCCACTTCCAGCGCGAGATGCTGAAGAagagggaggagcaggagcgaaggctgctgctggagccgAAGTCCCCAGAGGAGAAAG CGCTGCTAAAGCTGAAGGTGGTGGAGGGTGACGGCGAGGAGGAGGATGACGACCCCCTGCGGCGCACAGGCCGACCCTTTGGGGGGCTGATCCGGGACGTGCAGCGGCGGTACCCCAAGTACCTGAGCGACTTCAGGGATGCGCTGGACCCCCAGTGCATTGCAGCCGTCATCTTCATCTACTTCGCTGCACTGTCACCAGCCATTACCTTTGGAGGGCTGCTGG GGGAGAAGACGCAGGACCTAATCGGGGTGTCTGAGCTGATCATCTCCACGTCGCTGCAGGGCGTGCTCTTCTGCCTGCTGGGcgcccagcccctgctcatcaTTGGCTTCTCAGGGCCTCTGCTCGTCTTTGAGGAGGCTTTCTTCACG TTCTGCACCTCCAATGAGCTGGAGTACCTGGTGGGGCGCGTCTGGATCGGCTTCTGGCTCATCCTCATCGTGCTGGTCATGGTGGCCTTCGAGGGCAGCTTCCTGGTGCGCTTCGTCTCTCGCTTCACCCAGGAGATCTTCGCCTTCCTCATCTCCCTCATCTTCATCTACGAGACCTTCTCCAAGCTGGCCAAG ATCTTCCAGGAGCATCCCCTGCACAGCTGCGTGCAGGCGAACGGCTCAGAGGCGGATGCATGGAGGAACAGCAGCACGGCCCTAGCCAACAGCACCGCGAGCCGCGCTGCAGCCAAGGTGACAGGGCAGCCCAACACGGCGCTGCTCTCGCTGGTGCTCATGGCCGGCACCTTCTTCATTGCCTTCTTCCTGCGCAAGTTCAAGAACAGCCGGTTCTTCCCCGGACGG ATCCGACGGCTCATCGGGGACTTCGGGGTGCCCATTGCCATCCTGGTGATGGTGCTGGTGGACTACAGCATCCAGGACACCTACACACAG AAGCTGAGCGTGCCCAGCGGGCTCTCGGTGACGGCCCCAGACAAGCGGGGCTGGGTGATCAACCCCCTGGGTGAGCAGAGCGACTTCCCTGTCTGGATGATGGTGGCCAGTGGCCTCCCTGCCATCCTCGtcttcatcctcatcttcatGGAGACCCAGATCACCAC GCTGATCATCAGCAAGAAGGAGCGGATGCTGCAGAAGGGCTCCGGGTTCCACCTCGACCTCCTGCTCATTGTGGCCATGGGTGGCTTCTTCGCACTGTTTGGGCTGCCGTGGCTCGCCGCGGCCACGGTGCGCTCTGTCACGCACGCTAACGCCCTCACTGTCATGAGCAAGGCTGTGGCGCCTGGGGACAAGCCCAAGATCCAGGAGGTGAAGGAGCAGCGGGTCACCgggctgctggtggctgtgctCGTGG GCCTGTCCATTGTCATTGGGGACCTGCTGCGGCAGATCCCGCTGGCCGTGCTTTTCGGGATCTTCCTCTACATGGGTATCACCTCCCTCAATGGCATCCAGTTCTACGAGcgcctgcagctgctgttgatGCCCCCCAAGCACCACCCTGATGTCAGCTATGTCAAAAAG GTACGCACGCTGCGCATGCACCTCTTCACTGGGCTGCAGCTGGCGTGCCTGGCCGTGCTCTGGGCTGTCATGTCCACCGTGGCCTCCCTGGCCTTCCccttcatcctcatcctcacGGTGCCGCTCCGCATGTGCCTGCTCAGCCGCATCTTCACTGACCGGGAGATGAAGTGT CTGGACGCAGATGAGGCCGAGCCCATCCTGGATGAGCGGGAAGGTGTGGATGAGTACAACGAAATGCCGATGCCGGTGTGA
- the SLC4A2 gene encoding anion exchange protein 2 isoform X3, producing the protein MTQPEQEALGAGSPVFGEEEEEKDLNKALGVERFEEILSDTHPRNAEEAGRSYGEEDFEYHRQSSHHIHHPLSTHLPPDTRRKKGVPKKGKKKHPRASVPGETPTIEEAEEDEDEACDTETERSAEELLQPGPPEAVQFFLQEDEVTEHRAEDPVPPPVLPGSPPEPRGSTSPREAQAGSPSAEEGGVVEGAAATAEAGSPGRPVPKSQPGHRSYNLHERRRIGSMTGAEQDQYQKMPTDESEAQTLASADLDYMKSHRFEDVPGVRRHLVRKSAKAQVVHVSKDHKELMTRHRKQDRQPHEVFVELNELVVDKNQELQWKETARWIKFEEDVEEETDRWGKPHVASLSFRSLLELRKTLSHGAVLLDLDQKTLPGVAHQVVEQMVITDQIRAEDRANVLRALLLKHSHPSDEKDFSFPRNISAGSLGSLLVHHHSTNHVAEGSEPAVTDPLIAGHAVEHDTRVDVEREREVLTPTPPAGITRSKSKHELKLLEKIPDNAEATVVLVGCVEFLDQPTMAFVRLQEAVELDSVLEVPVPVRFLFVLLGPSSTHMDYHEIGRSISTLMSDKQFHEAAYLADDRHDLLNAINEFLDCSVVLPPSEVQGEELLRSVAHFQREMLKKREEQERRLLLEPKSPEEKALLKLKVVEGDGEEEDDDPLRRTGRPFGGLIRDVQRRYPKYLSDFRDALDPQCIAAVIFIYFAALSPAITFGGLLGEKTQDLIGVSELIISTSLQGVLFCLLGAQPLLIIGFSGPLLVFEEAFFTFCTSNELEYLVGRVWIGFWLILIVLVMVAFEGSFLVRFVSRFTQEIFAFLISLIFIYETFSKLAKIFQEHPLHSCVQANGSEADAWRNSSTALANSTASRAAAKVTGQPNTALLSLVLMAGTFFIAFFLRKFKNSRFFPGRIRRLIGDFGVPIAILVMVLVDYSIQDTYTQKLSVPSGLSVTAPDKRGWVINPLGEQSDFPVWMMVASGLPAILVFILIFMETQITTLIISKKERMLQKGSGFHLDLLLIVAMGGFFALFGLPWLAAATVRSVTHANALTVMSKAVAPGDKPKIQEVKEQRVTGLLVAVLVGLSIVIGDLLRQIPLAVLFGIFLYMGITSLNGIQFYERLQLLLMPPKHHPDVSYVKKVRTLRMHLFTGLQLACLAVLWAVMSTVASLAFPFILILTVPLRMCLLSRIFTDREMKCLDADEAEPILDEREGVDEYNEMPMPV; encoded by the exons ATGACTCAG CCTGAGCAGGAGGCGCTGGGCGCCGGCTCGCCCGTGTtcggggaggaagaggaggagaaggacctgAACAAGGCGCTGGGTGTGGAGCGCTTCGAGGAGATCCTGAGCGACACGCATCCTCGCAACGCAGAGGAGGCCGGGCGCAGCTATGGCGAGGAGGACTTCGAGT ACCACCGCCAGTCATCCCACCACATCCACCACCCGCTGTCCACGCACCTACCCCCCGACACCCGCCGCAAGAAGGGGGTGCCgaaaaagggcaagaagaaGCACCCCCGAGCCTCTGTCCCTGGCGAGACCCCCACCATCGAGGAGGCTGAAGAGGATGAGGACGAGGCGTGTGACACGGAGACTGAGCGGTCGGCAGAGGAGCTCCTGCAACCTGGCCCACCCGAGGCAGTGCAG TTCTTCCTGCAGGAAGATGAGGTGACCGAACACCGGGCAGAGGATCCGGTGCCCCCCCCAGTGCTGCCTGGTTCCCCCCCGGAGCCCCGTGGGTCCACATCCCCCAGGGAAGCTCAGGCAGGCAG CCCCAGTGCGGAGGAGGGAGGAGTGGTGGAGGGAGCGGCTGCCACCGCCGAGGCCGGCTCCCCGGGTCGCCCCGTTCCCAAGTCGCAGCCGGGGCACCGCAGCTACAACCTGCACGAGCGGCGGCGGATCGGCAGCATGACGGGCGCGGAGCAGGACCAGTACCAGAAGATGCCGACAGACGAGTCGGAGGCCCAGACACTGGCCTCGGCTGACCTGGACTACATGAAGA GTCACCGCTTCGAGGATGTGCCGGGGGTGCGCCGGCACCTCGTCCGGAAGAGTGCCAAGGCACAAGTGGTCCATGTCAGCAAGGACCACAAGGAGCTCATGACACGGCACCGCAAGCAGGACCGGCAGCCCCATGAG GTATTTGTGGAGCTGAACGAGCTGGTGGTGGACAAGAACCAGGAGCTGCAGTGGAAGGAGACAGCGCGCTGGATCAAGTTTGAGGAGGACGTGGAGGAGGAGACGGACCGCTGGGGCAAGCCGCACGTGGCCTCCCTGTCCTTCCGCAGCCTCCTGGAACTGCGCAAGACCTTGTCCCACG GGGCCGTGCTCCTTGACCTGGACCAGAAGACGCTGCCGGGGGTGGCTCACCAAGTAGTGGAGCAGATGGTCATCACCGACCAGATCCGGGCCGAGGACCGTGCCAATGTGCTGCGGGCACTGCTGCTCAAGCACAG CCACCCAAGCGATGAGAAGGACTTCTCCTTCCCCCGAAACATCTCTGCGGGCAGCCTGGGCTCCCTGCTTGTGCACCACCACAGCACCAACCACGTAGCTGAGGGTAGTGAGCCGGCCGTCACTGATCCGCTCATTGCTGGCCATGCCGTGGAGCACGACACACGGGTTGATGTGGAGCGGGAG AGGGAGGTTCTCACCCCCACACCCCCGGCCGGCATCACTCGCTCCAAGTCCAAACACGagctgaagctgctggagaagatCCCGGACAATGCTGAGGCCACAGTGGTGCTTGTGG GCTGCGTGGAGTTCCTGGACCAGCCCACCATGGCCTTCGTGCGGCTGCAGGAGGCAGTGGAGCTGGACTCGGTGCTGGAGGTGCCCGTGCCTGTGCGGTTCCTCTTTGTGCTGCTGGggcccagcagcacccacatgGACTACCATGAGATCGGGCGCTCCATCTCCACCCTCATGTCTGACAAG CAATTCCACGAGGCCGCATACCTGGCCGATGACCGCCATGACCTCCTCAACGCCATCAACGAGTTCCTGGACTGCAGCGTGGTGCTGCCGCCCTCCGAGGTGCagggtgaggagctgctgcGCAGCGTCGCCCACTTCCAGCGCGAGATGCTGAAGAagagggaggagcaggagcgaaggctgctgctggagccgAAGTCCCCAGAGGAGAAAG CGCTGCTAAAGCTGAAGGTGGTGGAGGGTGACGGCGAGGAGGAGGATGACGACCCCCTGCGGCGCACAGGCCGACCCTTTGGGGGGCTGATCCGGGACGTGCAGCGGCGGTACCCCAAGTACCTGAGCGACTTCAGGGATGCGCTGGACCCCCAGTGCATTGCAGCCGTCATCTTCATCTACTTCGCTGCACTGTCACCAGCCATTACCTTTGGAGGGCTGCTGG GGGAGAAGACGCAGGACCTAATCGGGGTGTCTGAGCTGATCATCTCCACGTCGCTGCAGGGCGTGCTCTTCTGCCTGCTGGGcgcccagcccctgctcatcaTTGGCTTCTCAGGGCCTCTGCTCGTCTTTGAGGAGGCTTTCTTCACG TTCTGCACCTCCAATGAGCTGGAGTACCTGGTGGGGCGCGTCTGGATCGGCTTCTGGCTCATCCTCATCGTGCTGGTCATGGTGGCCTTCGAGGGCAGCTTCCTGGTGCGCTTCGTCTCTCGCTTCACCCAGGAGATCTTCGCCTTCCTCATCTCCCTCATCTTCATCTACGAGACCTTCTCCAAGCTGGCCAAG ATCTTCCAGGAGCATCCCCTGCACAGCTGCGTGCAGGCGAACGGCTCAGAGGCGGATGCATGGAGGAACAGCAGCACGGCCCTAGCCAACAGCACCGCGAGCCGCGCTGCAGCCAAGGTGACAGGGCAGCCCAACACGGCGCTGCTCTCGCTGGTGCTCATGGCCGGCACCTTCTTCATTGCCTTCTTCCTGCGCAAGTTCAAGAACAGCCGGTTCTTCCCCGGACGG ATCCGACGGCTCATCGGGGACTTCGGGGTGCCCATTGCCATCCTGGTGATGGTGCTGGTGGACTACAGCATCCAGGACACCTACACACAG AAGCTGAGCGTGCCCAGCGGGCTCTCGGTGACGGCCCCAGACAAGCGGGGCTGGGTGATCAACCCCCTGGGTGAGCAGAGCGACTTCCCTGTCTGGATGATGGTGGCCAGTGGCCTCCCTGCCATCCTCGtcttcatcctcatcttcatGGAGACCCAGATCACCAC GCTGATCATCAGCAAGAAGGAGCGGATGCTGCAGAAGGGCTCCGGGTTCCACCTCGACCTCCTGCTCATTGTGGCCATGGGTGGCTTCTTCGCACTGTTTGGGCTGCCGTGGCTCGCCGCGGCCACGGTGCGCTCTGTCACGCACGCTAACGCCCTCACTGTCATGAGCAAGGCTGTGGCGCCTGGGGACAAGCCCAAGATCCAGGAGGTGAAGGAGCAGCGGGTCACCgggctgctggtggctgtgctCGTGG GCCTGTCCATTGTCATTGGGGACCTGCTGCGGCAGATCCCGCTGGCCGTGCTTTTCGGGATCTTCCTCTACATGGGTATCACCTCCCTCAATGGCATCCAGTTCTACGAGcgcctgcagctgctgttgatGCCCCCCAAGCACCACCCTGATGTCAGCTATGTCAAAAAG GTACGCACGCTGCGCATGCACCTCTTCACTGGGCTGCAGCTGGCGTGCCTGGCCGTGCTCTGGGCTGTCATGTCCACCGTGGCCTCCCTGGCCTTCCccttcatcctcatcctcacGGTGCCGCTCCGCATGTGCCTGCTCAGCCGCATCTTCACTGACCGGGAGATGAAGTGT CTGGACGCAGATGAGGCCGAGCCCATCCTGGATGAGCGGGAAGGTGTGGATGAGTACAACGAAATGCCGATGCCGGTGTGA
- the SLC4A2 gene encoding anion exchange protein 2 isoform X4, translating to MEPEQEALGAGSPVFGEEEEEKDLNKALGVERFEEILSDTHPRNAEEAGRSYGEEDFEYHRQSSHHIHHPLSTHLPPDTRRKKGVPKKGKKKHPRASVPGETPTIEEAEEDEDEACDTETERSAEELLQPGPPEAVQFFLQEDEVTEHRAEDPVPPPVLPGSPPEPRGSTSPREAQAGSPSAEEGGVVEGAAATAEAGSPGRPVPKSQPGHRSYNLHERRRIGSMTGAEQDQYQKMPTDESEAQTLASADLDYMKSHRFEDVPGVRRHLVRKSAKAQVVHVSKDHKELMTRHRKQDRQPHEVFVELNELVVDKNQELQWKETARWIKFEEDVEEETDRWGKPHVASLSFRSLLELRKTLSHGAVLLDLDQKTLPGVAHQVVEQMVITDQIRAEDRANVLRALLLKHSHPSDEKDFSFPRNISAGSLGSLLVHHHSTNHVAEGSEPAVTDPLIAGHAVEHDTRVDVEREREVLTPTPPAGITRSKSKHELKLLEKIPDNAEATVVLVGCVEFLDQPTMAFVRLQEAVELDSVLEVPVPVRFLFVLLGPSSTHMDYHEIGRSISTLMSDKQFHEAAYLADDRHDLLNAINEFLDCSVVLPPSEVQGEELLRSVAHFQREMLKKREEQERRLLLEPKSPEEKALLKLKVVEGDGEEEDDDPLRRTGRPFGGLIRDVQRRYPKYLSDFRDALDPQCIAAVIFIYFAALSPAITFGGLLGEKTQDLIGVSELIISTSLQGVLFCLLGAQPLLIIGFSGPLLVFEEAFFTFCTSNELEYLVGRVWIGFWLILIVLVMVAFEGSFLVRFVSRFTQEIFAFLISLIFIYETFSKLAKIFQEHPLHSCVQANGSEADAWRNSSTALANSTASRAAAKVTGQPNTALLSLVLMAGTFFIAFFLRKFKNSRFFPGRIRRLIGDFGVPIAILVMVLVDYSIQDTYTQKLSVPSGLSVTAPDKRGWVINPLGEQSDFPVWMMVASGLPAILVFILIFMETQITTLIISKKERMLQKGSGFHLDLLLIVAMGGFFALFGLPWLAAATVRSVTHANALTVMSKAVAPGDKPKIQEVKEQRVTGLLVAVLVGLSIVIGDLLRQIPLAVLFGIFLYMGITSLNGIQFYERLQLLLMPPKHHPDVSYVKKVRTLRMHLFTGLQLACLAVLWAVMSTVASLAFPFILILTVPLRMCLLSRIFTDREMKCLDADEAEPILDEREGVDEYNEMPMPV from the exons ATGGAG CCTGAGCAGGAGGCGCTGGGCGCCGGCTCGCCCGTGTtcggggaggaagaggaggagaaggacctgAACAAGGCGCTGGGTGTGGAGCGCTTCGAGGAGATCCTGAGCGACACGCATCCTCGCAACGCAGAGGAGGCCGGGCGCAGCTATGGCGAGGAGGACTTCGAGT ACCACCGCCAGTCATCCCACCACATCCACCACCCGCTGTCCACGCACCTACCCCCCGACACCCGCCGCAAGAAGGGGGTGCCgaaaaagggcaagaagaaGCACCCCCGAGCCTCTGTCCCTGGCGAGACCCCCACCATCGAGGAGGCTGAAGAGGATGAGGACGAGGCGTGTGACACGGAGACTGAGCGGTCGGCAGAGGAGCTCCTGCAACCTGGCCCACCCGAGGCAGTGCAG TTCTTCCTGCAGGAAGATGAGGTGACCGAACACCGGGCAGAGGATCCGGTGCCCCCCCCAGTGCTGCCTGGTTCCCCCCCGGAGCCCCGTGGGTCCACATCCCCCAGGGAAGCTCAGGCAGGCAG CCCCAGTGCGGAGGAGGGAGGAGTGGTGGAGGGAGCGGCTGCCACCGCCGAGGCCGGCTCCCCGGGTCGCCCCGTTCCCAAGTCGCAGCCGGGGCACCGCAGCTACAACCTGCACGAGCGGCGGCGGATCGGCAGCATGACGGGCGCGGAGCAGGACCAGTACCAGAAGATGCCGACAGACGAGTCGGAGGCCCAGACACTGGCCTCGGCTGACCTGGACTACATGAAGA GTCACCGCTTCGAGGATGTGCCGGGGGTGCGCCGGCACCTCGTCCGGAAGAGTGCCAAGGCACAAGTGGTCCATGTCAGCAAGGACCACAAGGAGCTCATGACACGGCACCGCAAGCAGGACCGGCAGCCCCATGAG GTATTTGTGGAGCTGAACGAGCTGGTGGTGGACAAGAACCAGGAGCTGCAGTGGAAGGAGACAGCGCGCTGGATCAAGTTTGAGGAGGACGTGGAGGAGGAGACGGACCGCTGGGGCAAGCCGCACGTGGCCTCCCTGTCCTTCCGCAGCCTCCTGGAACTGCGCAAGACCTTGTCCCACG GGGCCGTGCTCCTTGACCTGGACCAGAAGACGCTGCCGGGGGTGGCTCACCAAGTAGTGGAGCAGATGGTCATCACCGACCAGATCCGGGCCGAGGACCGTGCCAATGTGCTGCGGGCACTGCTGCTCAAGCACAG CCACCCAAGCGATGAGAAGGACTTCTCCTTCCCCCGAAACATCTCTGCGGGCAGCCTGGGCTCCCTGCTTGTGCACCACCACAGCACCAACCACGTAGCTGAGGGTAGTGAGCCGGCCGTCACTGATCCGCTCATTGCTGGCCATGCCGTGGAGCACGACACACGGGTTGATGTGGAGCGGGAG AGGGAGGTTCTCACCCCCACACCCCCGGCCGGCATCACTCGCTCCAAGTCCAAACACGagctgaagctgctggagaagatCCCGGACAATGCTGAGGCCACAGTGGTGCTTGTGG GCTGCGTGGAGTTCCTGGACCAGCCCACCATGGCCTTCGTGCGGCTGCAGGAGGCAGTGGAGCTGGACTCGGTGCTGGAGGTGCCCGTGCCTGTGCGGTTCCTCTTTGTGCTGCTGGggcccagcagcacccacatgGACTACCATGAGATCGGGCGCTCCATCTCCACCCTCATGTCTGACAAG CAATTCCACGAGGCCGCATACCTGGCCGATGACCGCCATGACCTCCTCAACGCCATCAACGAGTTCCTGGACTGCAGCGTGGTGCTGCCGCCCTCCGAGGTGCagggtgaggagctgctgcGCAGCGTCGCCCACTTCCAGCGCGAGATGCTGAAGAagagggaggagcaggagcgaaggctgctgctggagccgAAGTCCCCAGAGGAGAAAG CGCTGCTAAAGCTGAAGGTGGTGGAGGGTGACGGCGAGGAGGAGGATGACGACCCCCTGCGGCGCACAGGCCGACCCTTTGGGGGGCTGATCCGGGACGTGCAGCGGCGGTACCCCAAGTACCTGAGCGACTTCAGGGATGCGCTGGACCCCCAGTGCATTGCAGCCGTCATCTTCATCTACTTCGCTGCACTGTCACCAGCCATTACCTTTGGAGGGCTGCTGG GGGAGAAGACGCAGGACCTAATCGGGGTGTCTGAGCTGATCATCTCCACGTCGCTGCAGGGCGTGCTCTTCTGCCTGCTGGGcgcccagcccctgctcatcaTTGGCTTCTCAGGGCCTCTGCTCGTCTTTGAGGAGGCTTTCTTCACG TTCTGCACCTCCAATGAGCTGGAGTACCTGGTGGGGCGCGTCTGGATCGGCTTCTGGCTCATCCTCATCGTGCTGGTCATGGTGGCCTTCGAGGGCAGCTTCCTGGTGCGCTTCGTCTCTCGCTTCACCCAGGAGATCTTCGCCTTCCTCATCTCCCTCATCTTCATCTACGAGACCTTCTCCAAGCTGGCCAAG ATCTTCCAGGAGCATCCCCTGCACAGCTGCGTGCAGGCGAACGGCTCAGAGGCGGATGCATGGAGGAACAGCAGCACGGCCCTAGCCAACAGCACCGCGAGCCGCGCTGCAGCCAAGGTGACAGGGCAGCCCAACACGGCGCTGCTCTCGCTGGTGCTCATGGCCGGCACCTTCTTCATTGCCTTCTTCCTGCGCAAGTTCAAGAACAGCCGGTTCTTCCCCGGACGG ATCCGACGGCTCATCGGGGACTTCGGGGTGCCCATTGCCATCCTGGTGATGGTGCTGGTGGACTACAGCATCCAGGACACCTACACACAG AAGCTGAGCGTGCCCAGCGGGCTCTCGGTGACGGCCCCAGACAAGCGGGGCTGGGTGATCAACCCCCTGGGTGAGCAGAGCGACTTCCCTGTCTGGATGATGGTGGCCAGTGGCCTCCCTGCCATCCTCGtcttcatcctcatcttcatGGAGACCCAGATCACCAC GCTGATCATCAGCAAGAAGGAGCGGATGCTGCAGAAGGGCTCCGGGTTCCACCTCGACCTCCTGCTCATTGTGGCCATGGGTGGCTTCTTCGCACTGTTTGGGCTGCCGTGGCTCGCCGCGGCCACGGTGCGCTCTGTCACGCACGCTAACGCCCTCACTGTCATGAGCAAGGCTGTGGCGCCTGGGGACAAGCCCAAGATCCAGGAGGTGAAGGAGCAGCGGGTCACCgggctgctggtggctgtgctCGTGG GCCTGTCCATTGTCATTGGGGACCTGCTGCGGCAGATCCCGCTGGCCGTGCTTTTCGGGATCTTCCTCTACATGGGTATCACCTCCCTCAATGGCATCCAGTTCTACGAGcgcctgcagctgctgttgatGCCCCCCAAGCACCACCCTGATGTCAGCTATGTCAAAAAG GTACGCACGCTGCGCATGCACCTCTTCACTGGGCTGCAGCTGGCGTGCCTGGCCGTGCTCTGGGCTGTCATGTCCACCGTGGCCTCCCTGGCCTTCCccttcatcctcatcctcacGGTGCCGCTCCGCATGTGCCTGCTCAGCCGCATCTTCACTGACCGGGAGATGAAGTGT CTGGACGCAGATGAGGCCGAGCCCATCCTGGATGAGCGGGAAGGTGTGGATGAGTACAACGAAATGCCGATGCCGGTGTGA